A region from the Malus domestica chromosome 07, GDT2T_hap1 genome encodes:
- the LOC103438636 gene encoding uncharacterized protein isoform X1, with protein MQCMCVPTIQSCCMCLKGWKDEYKKKSFSSLHAFLLREEAMASSYSGAVSVVQVGSYFVTQYYQILQKQPDVVHQFYSDGSSMIRVNGDSTESAAGILVIGVFLLLAARN; from the exons ATGCAATGCATGTGTGTGCCAACTATCCAAAGTTGCTGCATGTGTTTGAAAGGGTGGAAAGATG AGTACAAGAAAAAGTCTTTCTCATCGCTGCATGCTTTTCTGCTGAGAGAGGAGGCAATGGCAAGTTCTTATTCGGGAGCTGTTAGTGTTGTTCAG GTGGGTTCGTACTTTGTGACCCAGTACTATCAGATTCTTCAAAAGCAACCTGATGTTGTTCATCAGTTCTATTCTGATGGAAGCTCCATGATTCGTGTCAATGGCGATTCCACGGAATCTGCTGCCGGTATACTGGTAATTGGTGTCTTCTTACTCTTAGCAGCACGGAATTGA
- the LOC103438636 gene encoding uncharacterized protein isoform X2: MQCMCVPTIQSCCMCLKGWKDEYKKKSFSSLHAFLLREEAMASSYSGAVSVVQVGSYFVTQYYQILQKQPDVVHQFYSDGSSMIRVNGDSTESAAGIL; encoded by the exons ATGCAATGCATGTGTGTGCCAACTATCCAAAGTTGCTGCATGTGTTTGAAAGGGTGGAAAGATG AGTACAAGAAAAAGTCTTTCTCATCGCTGCATGCTTTTCTGCTGAGAGAGGAGGCAATGGCAAGTTCTTATTCGGGAGCTGTTAGTGTTGTTCAG GTGGGTTCGTACTTTGTGACCCAGTACTATCAGATTCTTCAAAAGCAACCTGATGTTGTTCATCAGTTCTATTCTGATGGAAGCTCCATGATTCGTGTCAATGGCGATTCCACGGAATCTGCTGCCGGTATACTG